The Drosophila nasuta strain 15112-1781.00 chromosome 2L, ASM2355853v1, whole genome shotgun sequence genome window below encodes:
- the LOC132798720 gene encoding uncharacterized protein LOC132798720 — protein MTVLHKMATALELSSSDIKGLCQTYLQKNDLNASFEIISYKLQPTSDAPAGYLGSHFYLQVTLKLQGNEEPQHLRFFCKSAPKGNASHMEYLEDFGVFQKEITFYQDVLPELQANTIEIAPKCYYADNNLLIFENLIDQGYRMGAGRDGVLNYGQLHCALKTLAALHAGSIIQDQTGKERLPLKENSYPLDVPKEHMRLVNFNQACEVYKEFIKTLPKYQNQLDYILENFTKRMSIIFELSKTSKTRLNATLHADLWSNNILFQYGKHDDKPLQCRFVDFQLARYAPPAMDLLTILTIPTTSQFRAAHLNELLAEYYRFMGEFLKQAGFDIANILPEAEYYNSVEEYRIVGLIESLLFCHLVILPPAFTQELTSSADGFNDFFSKKRIEICMKAFKSDELYRDRIVDMLEDFVDNFVLKS, from the coding sequence ATGACAGTTCTACACAAGATGGCAACCGCATTAGAGTTGAGCAGCTCTGACATTAAGGGTCTCTGTCAGACTTATTTGCAAAAGAATGATCTGAACGCAAGCTTCGAAATTATCAGCTATAAACTGCAGCCCACTTCGGATGCACCTGCAGGATATTTGGGCAGTCACTTTTATCTGCAAGTGACTCTAAAGCTGCAGGGAAATGAAGAGCCACAACATCTGCGGTTCTTCTGTAAATCAGCGCCAAAAGGCAATGCATCGCATATGGAATATCTAGAGGATTTTGGTGTATTCCAGAAGGAGATTACATTCTATCAGGATGTGCTGCCGGAGCTACAAGCAAACACCATTGAGATTGCTCCCAAGTGCTACTATGCGGACAACAATCTGCTGATTTTTGAGAATCTCATTGATCAGGGCTACCGCATGGGAGCTGGACGCGATGGAGTACTCAACTATGGACAACTTCATTGTGCTTTAAAGACATTGGCTGCTTTGCATGCCGGTTCTATTATCCAAGACCAAACTGGTAAGGAAAGACTTCCCCTGAAGGAGAATTCGTATCCTTTGGATGTGCCCAAGGAACACATGCGTCTGGTTAACTTCAATCAGGCTTGTGAAGTCTACAAGGAATTCATCAAAACGCTGCCCAAATACCAAAACCAATTGGATTATATTCTGGAGAACTTTACTAAGCGCATGTCCATCATTTTTGAACTGTCGAAAACCTCAAAGACGCGTCTCAATGCCACGCTGCATGCCGATCTCTGGTCAAATAATATACTCTTCCAGTATGGGAAACATGATGATAAGCCTCTACAATGCCGCTTTGTGGACTTTCAGCTGGCTCGCTATGCTCCGCCTGCCATGGATCTACTGACTATACTCACCATTCCAACAACTAGTCAATTTCGAGCTGCTCATCTCAATGAATTGCTGGCGGAATATTATCGATTCATGGGCGAGTTTCTGAAACAAGCTGGCTTCGATATTGCCAACATTCTGCCTGAGGCTGAGTACTACAATTCGGTGGAAGAGTATCGCATCGTCGGCCTTATTGAGAGTCTGCTTTTCTGCCATTTGGTCATTCTGCCACCTGCTTTTACTCAAGAGTTGACCAGCTCGGCAGATGGATTCAACGATTTCTTTAGCAAGAAACGCATCGAAATCTGCATGAAGGCTTTCAAATCAGATGAACTCTATAGAGATCGCATTGTCGATATGCTGGAGGACTTTGTTGATAACTTTGTGCTGAAATCTTAA
- the LOC132798616 gene encoding pickpocket protein 28 has translation MRLKQSIEEYLKNSTLHGARFIVDKDANWLERIFWGICLVASWYASWLLIKASLAAFENNAISFVVESSYRDWDTNFPAIIVCESKNMDRIQEVAEQLWGADHDFTLEEVLSEIAFFRGESYHTVHECGGEDSTATCFYSNFSYYAQLVRSSCLDSIRSCEWNNKPFECCKYFQRMETELGICYAINSMQAGKNNGPKLNMYSNRYTGPGSLKMELLTEATVFILGTEEVPTLVTPKTDFLVVGPYISFVRYVSKRDIENDEAIRETSVHQRNCRFPDENILDVHRYYSYSACTVQCRKDRQIELCNCSSHLSPNSPDWQLCNMDGLECLNRNYEDLSVIIAKWSRRRGRKGLVCDCLPSCTEVDITTVHDSKDNIYGHQSPVSRIEVGLLELPTERYKRNLVRGKLDLVVSIGGTTGLFVGASLLSFVEIIYYATIRPYTTYVNEKRRQQRLNLLRTVH, from the exons ATGCGATTAAAGCAAAGCATAGAGGAATATCTGAAGAATTCGACGCTGCATGGCGCTCGCTTTATAGTGGACAAAGATGCCAACTGGCTGGAACGCATCTTTTGGGGCATCTGTTTGGTTGCTTCGTGGTATGCCTCCTGGCTGCTCATCAAGGCATCATTGG cTGCCTTTGAGAACAATGCCATTAGCTTTGTGGTGGAGAGCTCGTATCGCGATTGGGACACCAATTTTCCGGCCATCATTGTGTGTGAATCGAAGAACATGGATCGCATACAAGAAGTCGCTGAACA ACTTTGGGGCGCTGATCATGACTTTACTTTGGAAGAAGTGCTCAGTGAAATTGCCTTCTTTCGCGGTGAATCCTATCACACGGTACATGAATGTGGCGGTGAGGATTCGACTGCCAcctgtttttattcaaatttttcataCTATGCTCAGTTGGTAAGAAGCAGCTGTCTTGACTCGATTCGTAGCTGCGAGTGGAATAATAAACCTTTTGAGTGCTGCAAGTATTTTCAACGCATGGAAACTGAGTTGGGCATTTGCTATGCCATTAACTCAATGCAGGCAGG CAAAAACAATGGCCCCAAGCTAAACATGTATTCCAATCGTTATACAGGACCAGGGTCTCTCAAAATGGAGCTGCTCACAGAGGCAACT GTTTTCATACTGGGAACCGAAGAAGTGCCCACTCTGGTAACACCCAAAACAGATTTTCTAGTCGTTGGACCTTACATCTCCTTTGT TCGCTATGTATCGAAGCGAGATATTGAGAATGATGAGGCTATTCGTGAGACGAGCGTGCATCAGAGAAATTGTCGCTTTCCCGACGAAAACATTCTCGATGTGCATCGCTACTATAGCTACAGTGCGTGCACGGTGCAGTGTCGCAAGGATCGGCAAATTGAGCTCTGCAATTGCTCCAGTCACTTGTCGCCCAATTCGCCCGATTGGCAGTTGTGCAACATGGATGGCTTGGAGTGTTTAAATCGCAACTATGAGGATCTGTCGGTGATTATTGCAAAATGGTCGCGTCGACGTGGACGGAAAGGACTCGTATGTGATTGTTTACCGTCGTGCACAGAGGTGGATATCACCACAGTGCATGACAGTAAAGATAATATCTATGGGCATCAGAGTCCAGTGTCGAGAATTGAAGTGGGACTTCTTGAGTTGCCCACAGAACGTTATAAGCGCAATCTAGTGAGAGGCAAGCTGGATTTAGTGG TGTCCATTGGCGGTACAACAGGTCTGTTTGTGGGTGCCAGTCTACTGAGCTTCGTGGAGATTATTTACTATGCCACAATACGTCCCTATACCACCTATGTGAATGAGAagcgacggcagcagcgacTCAATTTGCTGCGAACCGTGCACTGA
- the LOC132795272 gene encoding uncharacterized protein LOC132795272 translates to MINMLLTSAECLEILRNICKSSKLELSDDDLRIVDCDWERDISAIGYLGDYYALTLRYCIAESENILQIELFVKGVPQQSDEAEKEAIFRKEAWLYENLLPKMQQYSKLKWSADCFYSRPDLCVFENLKLCGYLNSPSTLLEEEQLLQVLRTLAAFHAYSFIYEQREGINIGDEFGDRLQEITVSADIAWFTTGLSAIIAVIRSLPHYQTSENLDFINSKLEEILQRVYQQVSPSTKYRNVLCHRDLWAGNIFFPFHREDSVVLVDFQTSRYTPPAIDLCFSLYLNLTYEQRLCLEGKCIDFYYDWLKKDLEEFGFDSEEFISKAELLVSYEEFRLFAVVYNAVAATVIKVPKEFVTNDFKYVDRSEIILKHMEENAEFKEAMEMCCGQVMEVAMLQL, encoded by the exons ATGATCAATATGCTCTTAACATCGGCTGAGTGCTTAGAAATCTTAAGAAACATATGTAAATCATCCAAACTTGAGTTATCTGATGATGATCTTCGCATTGTTGATTGCGATTGGGAAAGGGATATTAGTGCGATTGGTTATCTGGGCGACTATTATGCGTTGACCCTACGCTATTGCATT GCTGAATcagaaaatatattgcaaatcGAACTGTTCGTGAAGGGTGTACCGCAGCAAAGCGATGAGGCCGAAAAGGAGGCGATCTTTCGCAAAGAGGCGTGGCTGTATGAAAACCTCttgccaaaaatgcaacaatatT CCAAACTCAAGTGGAGTGCtgattgcttttattcacgCCCTGATCTCTGTGTATTCGAGAATCTGAAACTATGTGGTTATCTCAACTCGCCAAGCACATTGCTAGAGGAGGAGCAGCTACTTCAAGTGCTCCGAACATTGGCCGCTTTTCATGCTTACAGTTTTATTTACGAACAGCGTGAAGGTATTAATATTGGCGATGAGTTTGGTGACCGATTGCAAGAGATTACGGTGTCAGCTGATATAGCCTGGTTTACGACGGGTCTCTCGGCCATTATAGCTGTCATTAGAAGTCTGCCACATTATCAGACAAGTgaaaatcttgattttatcAACTCGAAATTGGAGGAGATTTTGCAGCGAGTTTATCAACAGGTTTCACCCTCAACAAAGTATAGAAATGTGCTCTGCCATCGTGATTTATGGGCTGGCAACATATTTTTTCCCTTCCATCGTGAGGATTCTGTTGTTCTGGTGGATTTCCAAACTTCTCGCTATACACCACCAGCAATTGATTTATGTTTCAGTCTCTATTTGAATCTGACATATGAACAGCGACTCTGCTTAGAAGGCAAATGCATTGATTTCTATTATGATTGGTTGAAAAAGGACTTAGAAGAGTTTGGCTTCGATTCAGAGGAATTTATATCGAAAGCTGAGCTGCTGGTCTCCTATGAAGAGTTTCGTCTATTTGCCGTTGTCTATaacgctgttgctgcaacgGTAATCAAAGTACCCAAAGAGTTCGTCACAAACGATTTTAAATACGTCGATCGCAGTGAAATCATCTTAAAACATATGGAAGAGAATGCTGAATTTAAAGAGGCAATGGAAATGTGCTGTGGACAAGTCATGGAAGTCGCTATGCTTCAATTATAG
- the LOC132791840 gene encoding uncharacterized protein LOC132791840: MAKADYNSALTRANSLEMFKFEECEKILKVVLQDEKQQGKLKEFKILPAIEHIGFLGEYYHLILSYQLDHEPEERTKRLFVKSVYQNADKLFYDEKRSILKKEAMLYETLLNELKLFSKHLWCAKCYYARDDLFVMQNIEDLGYASLPSSTRFLSEQQLRPLLKALATLHASSVAYEQRHRCTIGVQFRKWLQEKSMDPDIDWWTTGIKAILAVTATHPLVRNDEAAQDFIANVLPRCLDNIYFMINPSAVHRNVFLHRDAWSGNVFYHKQQPEDVCCALVDFQLCRYAPPAIDFLMASFLNVEPKDRKEMQQRNLNYYHDQLLAELNDMGIDATKEKLTLRDFEQSLEDLALFGATYNCITATLLRLPENYLKKLKDEKPGEFHRYCNVNRTDSLLNLMLDHEDYRSYLYDCIEDLLELTYFKQAK, encoded by the exons ATGGCTAAAGCGGACTACAATTCAGCATTAACGCGTGCGAATAGCTTGGAAATGTTCAAATTTGAGGAATGCGAAAAGATCTTGAAGGTTGTGCTGCAAGATGAAAAGCAACAGGGAAAactaaaagaatttaaaatattgccaGCCATAGAACATATTGGTTTCCTCGGCGAATACTATCATCTAATACTCAGCTATCAATTGGATCATGAGCCGGAGGAGCGTACAAAACGCTTGTTTGTCAAGTCGGTTTATCAAAATGCAGACAAGTTGTTTTACGACGAGAAAAGATCCATACTTAAAAAGGAAGCGATGCTCTACGAAACGCTactaaatgaattaaagttgTTCT CTAAGCATTTGTGGTGTGCCAAGTGTTATTATGCTCGCGACGATCTGTTTGTTATGCAGAATATTGAGGACTTGGGCTACGCCTCATTGCCATCGAGCACACGTTTCCTCAGCGAACAGCAGCTGCGACCTCTGCTCAAGGCGCTGGCAACGTTGCACGCGAGCAGCGTGGCGTATGAGCAACGTCATCGCTGCACAATCGGTGTGCAGTTTAGAAAATGGCTGCAGGAGAAGTCCATGGATCCCGACATTGACTGGTGGACCACGGGCATAAAG GCCATTTTGGCAGTGACTGCGACACATCCTTTGGTCCGCAATGATGAAGCTGCTCAAGATTTTATTGCCAATGTGCTGCCACGTTGCTTGGacaatatttactttatgatCAATCCATCGGCTGTGCATCGCAATGTGTTTTTACATCGTGATGCCTGGAGTGGCAATGTGTTCTATCACAAGCAACAGCCTGAAGATGTTTGTTGTGCCCTCGTGGACTTTCAACTGTGTCGCTATGCGCCGCCAGCTATTGACTTCCTAATGGCCAGCTTCTTGAATGTGGAACCCAAAGATCGCAAAGAAATGCAACAGCGCAATCTCAATTATTACCACGATCAACTATTGGCCGAGTTAAACGATATGGGAATTGATGCAACCAAGGAAAAACTTACACTGCGAGACTTTGAGCAATCTTTGGAGGATCTGGCGTTGTTTGGTGCCACATACAATTGCATTACAGCCACGTTACTACGTTTGCCAGAGAACTATCTGAAGAAATTGAAAGACGAGAAACCAGGTGAATTTCATCGTTATTGTAACGTGAATCGCACTGATAGTCTGTTGAATTTAATGCTTGACCACGAGGATTACAGATCTTATTTATACGATTGCATTGAGGATTTATTAGAGTTGACATACTTTAAACAAGCCAAATGA
- the LOC132795853 gene encoding uncharacterized protein LOC132795853 encodes MEQLLSTEECRLIAQRTLQLKEDDENFLLLDWQLKAGDKDLMGYMGEYYKLHLQVQHQKLKIQEELHYFVKSLPYNNPPQRAECERKGVFRKETTIYKDILPNVQRYASRKLYPRCYYSRDDVMVLEDLTQHFRHLKPTESYTLDHYKLVLEHLAALHAASIAWEEQEKFNIGERYQNVLIELLLSDENEWFQTGLKGIVFLASRHAKYQTPAAQKFIKEKLFQLLSQTQEMVKPSSSLRNVLCHRDTWDRNIFFGFAQPTDSLPQSCCIVDFQLAKYCSPLLDVLFLLYIVPTASQRREIYDVCLEHYFNCLQAEFQRLGLSADIISRDSFMAECQRTRLVALTMWALTEPQTKVSADITNRMRAEEPDKFDYYLNSDRSEFYLRVIELQPGYEEKIMLPIEELVDYVMEKA; translated from the exons ATGGAACAATTACTCAGCACAGAGGAATGTCGTCTAATAGCACAACGCACACTTCAATTAAAAGAAGACGATGAGAACTTTTTGCTATTGGATTGGCAACTAAAAGCAGGTGATAAGGATTTGATGGGTTATATGGGTGAATACTACAAACTGCATTTGCAAGTGCAACATCAAAAGTTGAAGATCCAAGAAGAGTTGCattattttgttaagagtTTGCCATACAATAATCCCCCACAAAGAGCCGAATGCGAGCGCAAAGGAGTTTTTCGCAAGGAAACAACTATCTACAAGGATATATTACCTAATGTGCAGCGTTATG CAAGTCGAAAACTATATCCAAGGTGCTACTACAGTCGTGATGATGTGATGGTGCTCGAGGATCTCACGCAGCATTTTAGACACCTCAAACCTACAGAGAGTTATACTTTGGATCATTACAAGCTAGTTTTGGAGCACTTGGCAGCACTGCATGCAGCCAGCATTGCCTGGGAAGAGCAGGAAAAGTTCAACATAGGTGAACGCTATCAAAATGTGCTTAtcgagctgctgctgagcGACGAGAATGAATGGTTCCAAACGGGCTTGAAG GGCATCGTTTTTCTGGCTTCTCGTCATGCTAAGTATCAAACACCGGCTGCTCAAAAGTTCATCAAGGAAAAACTCTTCCAATTGCTGAGTCAAACTCAGGAGATGGTCAAACCCTCGAGCAGCCTAAGAAATGTGCTCTGCCATCGCGACACTTGGGATCGAAATATATTCTTTGGTTTCGCCCAGCCCACAGATAGCTTGCCACAATCGTGTTGTATAGTCGACTTTCAGTTGGCCAAATATTGCTCTCCGCTTCTCGATGTGCTCTTTCTGCTCTACATTGTGCCCACAGCAAGTCAACGACGAGAGATCTATGACGTTTGCTTAGAGCACTACTTCAACTGTCTCCAAGCAGAATTTCAACGACTTGGACTCTCAGCTGATATAATTAGTAGAGATAGCTTTATGGCCGAGTGTCAACGAACTCGTCTGGTCGCCTTGACCATGTGGGCCTTAACGGAACCGCAAACGAAAGTCTCAGCAGATATCACGAATCGCATGCGCGCCGAGGAACCGGATAAATTCGACTATTATCTGAACTCTGATCGTAGCGAGTTTTATTTGCGAGTGATAGAACTACAGCCCGGCTACGAAGAGAAGATAATGCTGCCCATTGAGGAATTAGTTGATTACGTCATGgaaaaagcataa
- the LOC132795861 gene encoding uncharacterized protein LOC132795861 yields the protein MAATQLISHDESLHILRRQNGKELPIVEIQLQQLKQNAGFLGEYYVLRIVSATGSPATTKVHQFFVKTLPQKNLEFRKELELYGVLKKESAIYKKILPKLREYAKRQFSCDCFLARDDLLVLEDLTLSSKQLQQQEIITIQHYRVILQQLATLHAASIAWERAEQTCLVEQFPNELDEFLLSSENKWYLTGLKAIVYLALQHKSFQDITSQNFIKNNVYQLLLQAADQLTKPSKKLRNVFSHRDLSRSNIFLNSHQGCLFIDFGLCSYSTPAIDIHFMLYINSSIEERRLMYDEIMEYYFDELQARFKLMDIPSEEVTREDFELDCRRGHLVGLIVSALCLPVFKIPAGLCTKLKFENSSKFDYWMNVDRSELLELAMAQDAGYKTEVMSIIAELVVYLMQNAKLIKDLIV from the exons ATGGCAGCCACTCAGCTAATCAGTCACGACGAGTCTTTGCACATTCTACGACGACAAAATGGCAAGGAACTACCCATTGTTGAGATACAATTACAGCAACTCAAGCAGAACGCGGGCTTCCTGGGAGAGTATTATGTGCTGCGCATAGTAAGCGCCACAGGATCGCCAGCTACCACGAAAGTTCATCAGTTTTTTGTCAAGACGCTGCCGCAAAAGAATCTTGAATTTCGCAAAGAATTGGAGCTCTATGGTGTTCTTAAAAAAGAAAGTGCTATCTATAAGAAAATACTGCCCAAGCTGCGTGAATATG CTAAGCGCCAATTTAGCTGCGATTGTTTTCTGGCCCGTGATGATCTGCTTGTGTTGGAGGATCTTACGCTCAGCTCtaagcaactacaacaacaggaGATCATTACTATTCAGCACTATCGCGTTATTTTGCAACAGCTGGCCACACTGCATGCGGCAAGCATTGCTTGGGAGCGAGCGGAACAAACTTGCCTTGTAGAACAGTTTCCCAATGAACTCGACGAGTTTCTGCTAAGCAGCGAAAACAAATGGTACTTGACCGGACTTAAG GCCATTGTCTACCTCGCTCTTCAGCATAAATCCTTCCAGGACATCACTTCGCAGAACTTTATTAAGAACAATGTttatcagctgctgctgcaagctGCTGATCAACTAACCAAACCTTCGAAAAAGCTGCGCAATGTGTTCTCTCATCGCGATCTCTCGAGGAGCAACATTTTCCTCAACTCCCATCAGGGGTGTCTCTTTATAGACTTTGGTCTATGTAGCTACAGCACACCGGCAATCGATATACACTTTATGCTGTACATTAACTCAAGCATTGAGGAACGTCGCTTAATGTACGATGAAATAAtggaatattattttgatgaaCTACAAGCTAGGTTCAAATTGATGGACATTCCCTCGGAAGAGGTAACCAGGGAGGACTTTGAGCTGGACTGCAGACGTGGCCATTTGGTGGGTCTTATTGTGAGTGCACTTTGTCTGCCGGTGTTCAAAATTCCTGCAGGACTTTGCacgaaattgaaattcgaGAATAGCTCAAAGTTTGATTATTGGATGAATGTGGATCGCAGTGAACTTCTGGAGCTGGCCATGGCTCAGGATGCGGGCTACAAGACCGAAGTAATGTCCATCATAGCAGAACTTGTAGTGTATCTAATGCAGAATGCAAAATTGATTAAAGACTTAATAGTTTAA
- the LOC132795845 gene encoding uncharacterized protein LOC132795845, giving the protein MSSASLLDALCSGSGARLALGTTVIAYLIVYNEAAAPGLIFATLLATIYGAMAARCKSSLRSLQMPYVRATNKFDFGCLFLATWMDALAAMCACAALARTLSACLDAMTGGLARILILGRNSPANEPWPDVLGVAVVFLVTGMFMLGLEHSKAFSFIMTLGMFGLNAILSAVGWWRGDFAAWSENYFQPNGISSLFLATALLSYAFPCVWPPQNRSGRLTAVMVLALVSISLLLTAICLSTVVHYKPREDYVAVPLFNILDDSGFHKLVPASACMILMTSSAAFLEIFPELYGIVVRLATSEWRILSKQISYESSDSGNPVLAVFIAGSLCAMLAFACPLQHLSYTLAASHICSIFLRAFYLLYTPYRPKFMQPNSSESSLSYSRLSTAPIAKSNSSSSSSGQTSSSSRLKRSLWNIGLSKQGGLKKPKNKQRNKPELEKEWLLLGEPTSPCPQRADRDVESTILSDGEPPPSDFEYPDKFDKSDSDTSTDIDAIVDEYRQKIKVTTAGPLERSVRVPTVSSWRVTIFSIIVIGLGIALCVAGLMLHWAPAAFTGAIGVFIVAMMMGIIPQYTGSVINVSPVLCGMSLLLSVIFFSACALHSWPGVLVWLLAGLVLLMRCDKYCCNCFEHTTILNAQLIPSVSGKTSSSAGGMTAAASSTSIRMPRPPKGVISLPQRVSGIR; this is encoded by the exons ATGTCTAGCGCCAG CCTGCTCGACGCACTgtgcagcggcagcggcgctCGCTTGGCACTGGGCACCACTGTAATTGCCTACCTAATTGTGTATAATGAAGCCGCCGCGCCTGGCTTAATCTTTGCCACACTCCTTGCCACCATCTACGGCGCCATGGCAG CGCGCTGTAAATCGAGTTTGCGCAGCCTACAGATGCCCTATGTGCGGGCCACGAATAAATTCGATTTTGGCTGCCTCTTTTTGGCCACCTGGATGGATGCTTTGGCCGCCATGTGTGCTTGTGCCGCATTAGCGCGCACATTGAGTGCTTGCCTGGATGCCATGACGGGCGGCTTGGCGCGCATTCTCATACTAG gccgCAATTCGCCTGCAAACGAACCCTGGCCGGATGTGCTtggcgttgctgttgtctttcTCGTCACTGGCATGTTTATGCTGGGTCTCGAG CACTCGAAGGCCTTCAGTTTCATCATGACACTTGGCATGTTTGGCTTGAATGCAATTCTCAGCGCCGTTGGCTGGTGGAGAGGGGATTTTGCTGCCTGGTCAGAGAACTACTTTCAACCGAATGGCATTAGCAGT TTATTTCTGGCTACCGCGCTGCTCTCCTATGCCTTTCCCTGTGTCTGGCCTCCACAGAATCGCAGTGGCCGCCTTACAGCTGTCATGGTTTTAGCTCTGGTGAGCATCTCGCTGCTCCTAACTGCCATTTGTCTGTCCACAGTGGTTCACTACAA ACCACGAGAGGATTATGTCGCTGTGCCGCTGTTTAATATACTAGATGACAGCGGATTTCACAAGCTGGTGCCAGCTTCAGCCTGCATGATATTGATGACTAGCTCGGCAGCGTTTCTAGAGATCTTTCCTGAGCTGTATGGCATTGTGGTGCGTCTGGCGACCTCCGAGTGGCGCATTCTCTCCAAACAGATCAGCTACGAGAGCTCAGATAGCGGAAATCCGGTGCTGGCTGTCTTTATAGCCGGCAGCCTTTGTGCCATGCTGGCCTTTGCCTGTCCTCTACAGCATCTCAGCTATACGCTGGCTGCCAGTCACATTTGTTCGATCTTTTTACGTGCCTTCTACTTGCTCTATACGCCTTATCGTCCAAAGTTCATGCAACCCAATAGCAGTGAATCATCGCTGTCATATAGTCGCCTCTCCACGGCGCCAATTgccaagagcaacagcagcagcagcagcagtggccaAACCTCCAGTTCGAGTCGTCTCAAGCGCAGCCTGTGGAATATTGGATTGTCAAAGCAAGGTGGCTTGAAGAAACCCAAGAATAAGCAGCGTAATAAGCCGGAGTTGGAGAAGGAATGGCTTCTGCTGGGTGAACCAACTTCGCCTTGCCCGCAACGTGCGGATAGAGATGTCGAGTCCACTATACTCTCTGATGGCGAGCCACCG CCATCTGACTTTGAGTACCCGGATAAGTTCGACAAAAGCGATTCGGATACCTCCACAGACATAGACGCCATTGTGGATGAGTATCGCCAGAAGATAAAG GTCACCACGGCAGGACCTTTGGAGCGCAGTGTGCGTGTGCCAACCGTGAGTTCGTGGCGCGTGACGATCTTCTCGATCATCGTCATTGGCCTGGGCATTGCGTTGTGTGTGGCAGGTCTGATGTTGCACTGGGCACCAGCTGCTTTCACCGGGGCCATTGGTGTGTTCATTGTGGCCATGATGATGGGCATTATACCGCAGTACACGGGCAGCGTGATCAATGTGAGTCCAGTGCTCTGTGGCATGAGTCTGCTGCTGAGCGTGATCTTCTTCTCGGCCTGTGCACTGCACTCATGGCCGGGAGTGCTTGTCTGGCTGCTGGCTGGACTTGTGCTGCTGATGCGCTGTGATAAATACTGCTGCAATTGCTTCGAGCACACAACCATTCTCAATGCCCAACTGATACCCAGTGTGTCGGGTAAAACATCGAGTTCAGCGGGTGGCATGACAGCAGCGGCATCATCCACAAGCATAAGGATGCCACGACCGCCAAAGGGTGTGATTAGTTTGCCGCAACGTGTGAGCGGGATCAGATGA